One Ananas comosus cultivar F153 linkage group 1, ASM154086v1, whole genome shotgun sequence DNA window includes the following coding sequences:
- the LOC109723111 gene encoding uncharacterized protein LOC109723111: MNGYSKMRVNSSSSSSSSSKSSSYTTKARSIDFSDPTTHPQENPNPTPKDDKNVVVVVGGGGGGGGGERFGAALRRNFSSGSQRFRASDCRSSSSSSTFGAVVRRAFSMRKAASVAEGYWRIDGSGEDGDGELMDQEEEEEEGGEGEQQVQMRSQSRRQKKKKKNKGSIFRACKRLFGL; the protein is encoded by the coding sequence atGAATGGGTACTCAAAGATGAGAgtgaacagcagcagcagcagcagcagcagcagcaagagcAGCAGCTACACAACAAAGGCAAGGTCTATAGACTTTTCAGACCCTACCACCCATCCCCAGGAGAACCCAAATCCCACACCAAAAGATGACAaaaatgttgttgttgttgttggtggtggtggtggtggtggtggtggggagaGGTTTGGGGCAGCACTGAGGAGGAACTTCTCCTCAGGTTCACAGAGGTTCAGGGCCAGTGACTGCaggagctcctcctcctcctccacctttGGTGCTGTGGTGAGAAGGGCTTTTTCCATGAGAAAAGCTGCTTCTGTTGCAGAAGGGTATTGGAGAATAGATGGCAGTGGAGAGGATGGGGATGGGGAGTTAATGGatcaggaagaagaagaagaagaaggaggagagggtGAGCAGCAGGTGCAGATGAGATCTCAGAGCAGGaggcagaagaagaagaagaagaacaaaggGAGCATCTTCAGGGCCTGTAAGAGGCTCTTTGGCCTCTGA